The DNA window ACTAACATTAcctgttcttttcttcttgtgcTCAATTGAGGTGCAGAATCATTTGATATGATACATAAATTTTATTGCTTTTGTAAAGTTCCTCTTAACTCACAGTCCATCTTGGCAAAGCTAAAGAGTCTTATGGGCAATGTTTAGCTTTGAATGCTAATGGACTTATATAAAATTGCTCTCTATACTGTTCTGTTCTTCATATTCCATGGAGATGCAGACCAGTGGAGATGAAATGCGTCTGCTACATTTTTTACTAATTGTTTGAAAGTTAAATTGTGTAGTTATTTCCTTGGTGAATTTATTGACAGGGTTGAttctattttctttgttttatggcTTGCtgcttgttctttctttttctgtccTGAATAGAAAACTTTGATAGCTTGATGAATATCATTTGTTCAAACTGGCTGGTTGACCCTGCATTCGATCTCTGCCTTTGATATCTGTTCTTGAGATTGTAAAGGCTTATGGTTGTGGCTGCATGGTTAACTTTTGTCGGTTCTAGTAAGAAATGTTCTTCATCAATCCAAATTTTAGTCTGAACTTCCCTTTATTTTACGGGCCTAACTTCCTCTCAACTAACACAATGCTTTCAATGGACTAATTTTAGTCTGTTGCTTCTTCACCCTCATGGTGAAGAGGTTCTTTTCTCCCCATTGCATAGTTTAGAGACTTATTCGTCATAATATTCCTTTTCCTAATGTTGTATGGCTTTCTTTTAATGGCAGCTGAGTTATTTGTGAATGGAGAGATAGTTCAACGGCCACCTGAAAGGCAGAAAAGGGTGGAGCCACAGCCACAGAGAGCAAATGACAGACCAAGATATAATGACAGAACCCGATATGTGCGTCGCAGAGAAAATATGCGGTGAAGCAATGCATGGGAAAGCTTGCTGTATAGTTTCTGCAATTGGAAGCTTGTCCTGCGTGGTCATCAATGGTGTCCGTAACTATTTAATGTAGCCAGTTGAACCAAGGATATTGTATGTGATAATTTCGTGTTTCTCTCCTTGACATGTCCCAACGCGAAGCGTCTGAATGTAAATTCTGCTATCCTCGtaagttttgctttttttgttcctttcaggTCAGGCGTATCAGCTGCTTGTTAGGTTTTACTTGCACTGAACACATGGTGGAAATTGTAAAATACTTTTCGGTGGTTGTCCACATTGAGGGGGGTGGTTTAGCTTTGTGGTTTTGCTCGTCCCTGTTAGCAGATAATGAACTCTGTGAGTATGGGATCCTCATACTTGCTCGCTGGAAAGAGCGTGTGGCCCCTTGAAGAAAGGggaaatgttttgaattattacaGCAAAGCCTCGTTCATAAACTAGCTGGGGTttgtaatatgattttttttgcacGATGTTCATGTTGGTAATGGTCCTGATAAGTGGACCCAGTGGCTCgtgttttttttctgatttgatAATGATAATTGTTTCACACCTCCTACTTAATGTGTGGTAACTGGTTacgttttaaaaaatgtttttttgctaaacttaaattgtaaaattcaatcgtaaaactataaaattataaataaaatgttttaattaattatatattaacagtataactataatataattaaaataaaagtgaaataaataatagaaaagttcaagttttttattttttttacattgaattttttagaaaaattaacttatttaaatgaattttttttaaattttaatagattatttaacattatattaatttataatttttattctatatatttgcaagctaaaatagaaaaatataccaattgatatattaataattacataatGATATGTAAGAATATGAataggtatttttattttatgaaaataaaatccataaataacttatattgttaaaaaaattataataattatagttaaaattgagcctttgattattatattgcacaagttttataatatataaatttggaACAATGAAAATGCTAAGATATTATTAGATTGCACAattttatacttattttaaACTTGTAAAATCGGTCTGAGTTTACTAATTTTATTGAGTTTGATCGAATTTTactgattttattgatttttgaacttttagtttgattttacaTGTTAGATACATGTTGACTTGTAAAATcatttaaacttataaaatcaatttgagtttaattttaCCAAGTTTGATCGAGTTTCATCAttgattttactaatttttgagtttttaattcgATTTTACATATTAGATACatgttgactcgtaaaatcatatgattttaggAGTCAACTCATGATTTTGACAACATTGATTGAAATCATCTAGCaaccagtaaaaaaaatttcttttttctgcaaGTGTTTAGAGACTTCCTTGTCATAATATTCTTTATGTTAagtcaatttcatctttaaaattttttatcgaTCGATCAACTTACTTAGTGATAAGTTAAGTTGAGAAAATTTCCAAGCgacttaattttaaacttgtgtTAAATGAATAGTTGAGTTGaaatgttgttttgttatttttattattttttgtcaattttattctcgAACTCTTTTTACATGCAAGCCaagatgctattaaacaggttaaGTAGAGTGGATTACATtgaaacaaatctaaaataatttgattttagatCCAGGCCAAGCAAGGAATTGAGTCTGAGGATTTTGAGGCTGATATATTATGTcgactttaataataatatcaaatagtttttttttcatgtttaattttttaatatgatccaTAATGTAACGCGTGTGTGTAATTAAAAGTACAAATATGTACCTTATTAGATGtagatatataaaatttttaccttatacaatttcattatcatcCCTGATTTAGATGTTTTCATACCATGTCATCTTCTTAATGTTTACTCATAAAATTTAGATGTTTCCATTTACCATGTTATTTtacaaaggaaataaataattaatttgaattcagAAATTGTACTTgctagaaataaattaaaatcatttttttttttttatcaattgttCTAGATGGTTTGCTAAGAGCTTAAAGATTTAAATATTgcaacattaaaagaaaaggaaagaaaattaaaaatatatggttgTAATATCGACGACACGAGGCAACAAATGGGGGGCGTGTCATTCATGAGAAATCAACAAGGGGGGAAGGGGATACTAATAGGTCGTCGTCTCGtccttgtatttttcatttttgggctCCTAATCTTAAACTGCAAATATATGGTGTTTGTTCGTGGCCATCTTCTACCTTAGGTCTCTTCTATCTCCTCCGCACAACTCTCATCTCCTCCTACTCGTAGGCTGTAACTAATCATACTTAACTATTTCCTCCGCCTCCGCCTCCAATTCGCCATTCTCCGACTTCTCCACTCCGCTAACTGCCTTTTAGGTACGACTCCAAACAAACCTCTTCTTGCAGtacatttaatttaacttatttttctattatctaGACTGGATATTGTTTTGTTCTAGAAACAAACTTAATCAAGGTGAGTTTAGTGTAGGAATTTTAAGCCAGTTTTTCGAAAGGTGATTTTGATTCTTTGTTAAAACACATGCATTAGTGACTAATATTAGGAATAATCTGCGTGTTATTTTCAGATTTATTGGAAGTATCTTCATTCTCCGTTAAACCTGTATGTATCTGGAAGATTTTGATATAATGCCCAACAGTAGTTAATGTGTTAGGCTTCATGGAATTTTGGGGTGTCCCACAGAACAATAGTATGATAGATAGATGCATAATGTTAGGTGCCTACCTCAGAGTTGTTACTTGGTATTGAACCTGCAATCTCCCTCCGTGTTGTTGTTTTGTCTCAATCTGTTGTCAGAAGGGTTTCAATTGTTAAAACACATGGATTAGCGACTAATACTTGCTTTATGTTGGTGCATATCTTTCCTCTGGGCTCAGGATAGTTATAGAGCGACTATTTTACTAACAGCCAGAGTTTCACTGGCTTTTCTGCATGCTGCTCGATTTTCTTACTTCAAGGCTTGCGCTTTTTTCCTTGCTCCCAGGGCTGCAGAATTCACTGTTTTGAGTTAGTTTCTATCAGGCATGATGAGCAGATCCAGTCGGCATAAAGACAAGTATGGAAGAAGTAGTGAGATGTCTCAAGATCACCAGTATGAAGGAACTGCTGCACGGACTAGACCGTTCAGCTTTGATGAGATTATGTCTATAAGGAAAAACAAGAATGCATCTGAAATTTTGGAAGGagaattaaaagatatattaggAGGTGTTATTAATGAGAAAGCTTCTGATCATAGATCTGAAAGGGGTAATGGCCACAATGAAGAATCTTCAACTGGTCTCCGACAGCACTTGTCAGAGGAACATGGCAAGGTGAGttacagaaaaaaagaagataatgttTCCATGAAGGAGGATTATATAGCCAAAGGCAAAGATAGAGATTTTCGAGATTCAGAAACAAAATCGAAGGCCAAAATGAACGAAGATATGAGAATTGAAGTTAAAGAAAAGACTAATGAAAAAATTCATGACAGGAGAAAAGGTGATAAGCGGCCAAGCAATATTTCTGAAAGCGAAGCTGTGAGGAAGCATTCAAGAGAGGTGCAGAAAGATAGACATGTGGACAAAAGTAGAGGAAAAtctgaaagagaaagaaaggaaaaatacaGGAATGGTATTGATGATAAAAGTAGAGACAGGAATGCTGCAAAGAAACATGATTTAGGAAAAGGGCATCATTTAGAAACTTCtgagagaaaggaaaggaaggaaTCTTCAAAATCTCATCATGAAGAATTAAGGCTGAAAAGGAGACGATCAAGGAGCCGAGAGCACGAGGACAGAAATAGAAGGTCTATTTCACTCTCACCAAGGGCTCACAAACGTGGTTCTTATCACAAAAGAGAGCATGTGGAATTGTCCTCGCATTCTGTCAAAGAAAGGTCTGGACGACAACAATCTGATGCTGAAAATAACCAACTTACAAACAGTAGTTCTAGTAGGCATCAGAGGAGACATGGTAGCTTTGCAAGTGGGCTTGGTGGCTATTCACCAAGGAAGAGAAAAACTGAGGCTGCTGTTAAGACTCCTTCCCCAGCTAAACGCTCACCAGAGAAGAAAAGTGCTAAATGGGACCTTGCACCAGAAGAAACAAACAATGTCTTTCCTGCTGTGATTCTCTCTAATTTTCAATCACCAAACCAAACTGCATCTTCAAATATACATGAAGTGGTCAGTGCCGTTCCTGTTGTTTCAGCTCCAATGAAGCCTCTTTCCGGGGTTTCACCCAGTTCTTCGTCAACTGCAACGAAAGTCTCCACTGAATCCATTCAACTTACACAAGTGACCCATCCTATAAGGAAGCTTTATATGGAGAACATTCCAGCTTCAGCCTCTGAGAAAGCTGTGATGGACTGTCTTAATAACCTTTTGATTTCTTCAGGTGTCAATCATATCCAAGGAACCCAACCATGTATAAGCTGCATTGTAAGTTTCTAATTTGTATTTGAATAATGTCCATTTTATTCTTATCGAGTGTATGGTTACAATTGCGTTGTGGCATGTCTTGCCATATTTTATCTGCAgatgcaaaaagaaaagggcCAAGCTCTTGTGGAATTTCTGACTCCAGAGGATGCTTCAGCAGCTCTCTCTTTTGATGGCTGTTCTTTATCAGGCTCCATTATCAAAGTCAGACGGCCCAAAGACTTTATTGAAGTGGCAGTAAGAATGACCACCCTCCATTTCTTTTAAAGTTTAATAGCTTTGCACTAATCTTTAggatttcttgtttttctggCTTATTCATGGTGTGCTattgtttggaattttttgGTATTGTCTATTTTGAAGTTAATTGGTCTGTCTGGatgcttagaaatatatttgatCCTTTCCAATCATTTCTTTTCCCTGTTTCTCTTTggtgatgatttatttttatgtcagtTGTCTGTCCACTAGAATTTCTAACTTTAATCTAATTGCTGCAAGTTCTTATGATGTATATATCTGTGTATTTTGGAGCTCTATTTTTCTCAAGTCATAGAGTACATCAATTCCTATGTCTAGTCAATCGGAAACCTTATCAGTTGCGAGAGATAGTTTTATTAGCTAAAAGGAAATGACAGTAGAAAAGCCAAGTTCTCTGTAATCTGGTCCAGCCTGCATGGTGATCAGAATCAAATCTTAAGACAAGATTGATATTTTCCTAAATTACTTTGAAGTGAGTCCTGAAGGAGGAGTGCTGCAGTGGTGAGCTCGGTTTAGGCCAGTGTGCtgtttaaaaagatattaaggCGTGACCTTTTAGATAATCGATTGCAAGCTATTGTTGTTCTTTCAGAGTAATCgagaaagatggatttttgTGACTAgggtttgatatatatatatggcatgTATTTATTCACAGTAGATTTTAGGCTTGAAATGTCAGGTTATGATTCTACTAGTTAATCTTGTCTGCAAATATTTTACCTGCTTGCAAGAATGGTATTATTTCTTTGCAAATGGGTGTTTTACAACAATCACTTTGCAAGAATGGTATTATTTCTTTGCAAATGGGTGTTTTACCAAGTCAACAACTTATAAAGTTTGGTTGCATTGGTTAACAAGAGAATGAATTCAATGCATCTAACTGTTTGTAAAATATTGCACAGAAAATTAGTTTTAACTTGCATAATGCAGCTACTGATCAGAAAGAGAGGTTTTGGCATTTATCATAACTCCTGTGACAGTGTTGCTCTCAGATGCATTACTTGCTCTTGAACCTACAATTCATTGCTGTGTATTTGTTGTAtgcatttagtattttattgatgttttgtaTCTAAAGGCTTTCAAAAAGACAAAGTTTAATGCAACTATCAATGGTCAATCTATTTGTAGGCCACGTAATATTGGGTTAACCAAGAAAGAGGTGGCTCCTGATGTGAAGTTATTACTCTCTTATTCTCCCCATCATTTATAAATGGGGAGTTGTAACACTTGCAGTTACTCTTTTTGActgttttgattaaaattatagcATAATCTTGGAGTGTACTTGCTTCCTATCACATGCACACGGGTCTCACTTATGACAACTACCAACAGATCCCACATGCATGTGAGAGAGGAGCATGCTTCCATGGCACAGTGAAGTGAGCTTGTTCTGTATGTAATTGCAGTAGTTTGCTGTTCACTGGGTATCAGTGCTATCGACTAGTCGACTGTATTCTGGAAACTATTTTGAGGTGTGTGCCTTGAATATTAGACCATCCTTAAAAGTTACTGTGCTCGTATAAAAGTATGTATTTAGATAAAATGAACCCTTGTGTCATATACAAATACCAAACAAAGGAGCTATACTTGTTGTCGAGTGCAGGATTTTCTGGTTTTGGTATATTCAAAATTGTGGGTTATGGAAGATTTCTTAGTCCTTATCATATAGGTGAGGGCCTCATAATTGCAAGATCTTGCATGATTTTGTCATTGGTTTTCATAGACTCCTTAGATTTTGCTAGCTCTGTGGAAGCAAAGCAAGATTGTCCACAAATTTAACATAGGAACTGTTTCTGTAACTTCACAAACTTCATATTGCACATGGAATATTCTGTTTGCCTAGTTACATGAGATTTATTCTGACTGTCATGTTGGAATCTCTTAAATAGGATGTTTATATTGGGTGTGTGATATTTCACGTACTGGATGGTGATGAAGCTGTCTCCTAAATAAGAAGATATCCAGGTGTAGTGACGAGTTTGATGGTGCTTCTTTCTCTGGCATTGGTTTTGGGCTACTGATATAGGCTGCTCAAACAGTAATTTTTTCGTCTAAGGAAATGCAGTGCTGTATGTTATGTATTTAATGTGCTAATTCAATAATGTTTTAAggtgtatatatataggatAGTTCTGTCATTCTCTGTTATCAACTCTGAATTTTCCCAGCATATTTACttgcattatattttttgagtGACATGATGTTATCTGCTAAATATTCTCCTCATAACATTGGCATGGTTTTGCACATTCTTTTATTGATGTTAACTTCTCTTCTTTAAGTTCAATCCTGTATATTTCTTGTCTTAACagaaatttagagaaaacaCGAGAGATATGGTAAAAAATGTTTGTTGAAGGGATCAATGAGATCTAACAATTTGAAGTTCATAGTTTTGACTAAAAGGATATTTCCTGTCATCGAGTAACTTTTTTGATGTTCTTGTATCATTATTTCTCTATTTGTTAATTCTGGCATCATGTCTGCCCTAGATGAAAGCAGGCCTGATGACATAATTGGTTTGCTCTATGTTTGCTGGAAAGAAACCAATATGCAGGTTCAATCTTGATCTCACAGTACTGTTTCTGTGGCATACACAGTCTCTCACCTTGATTATCAATGCATTTGAACTTTTTTAGGGATATGAGTTTTTTGATCATGGAATGGGTACTGTAAAAAGAAACTCATGCACATTTGGTGTTATTAAATTAGAATATatggattatattttatttattgcctCCTCTCCTATCCTCAGTTTTCACGAAATCTGTTTGATTTTATACGTGTTGCTTGAATTTGTGTATTGTAAACAGacactatttttttgttcaattgatgctttcagcttcttctttgctttttctGAGGTATATTGTGGTTATTATCCATGTAGCAGGTTTTCAGACAGTTGCTATTTTCATGCAGACTGGTGAACTAGAAAAATCAGCAGCTGCAATTGATGCAATTGGTGATATTGTTAAGGATTCACCTCATAAGGTGTGCACCATCATCCTTCTAACtgatttttgtgtttacttTAACTTCCAGTTAGCTAGGTCTTTCTGGTCCTCTGGCATGAACAAAAAGCTAGGGTTTTTATTCCTCTTTcttagaactttttttttttaatttaattttgaacctCGAGTGGCAATTTTCAGTTTGTATGTGTTTCCAATGGAAGTTCAAGAAATTCCTTGTTAATGACATTGACTGATGAACCGAAATTTTTCTTTGGTCCCCctatctctttccttttcttatatttGCAAAGATGATTTTCAGCATTCACAGAAAAATGCTTTCTTCTAACACATGGGTGAGACAAATTTCAGGAGTTAGTGACCACATGGGGAGGGACAGGGgaactttttttattgtgaactGGCAGTTGCAATAGAATTTGGAAATATTAAAAGCCATGGAACATAGGATAGACTCGATGTTGCAAGTGTGCTAGAACTAAAAAGGAATTTGATGACTAGAATATAATAGTTTGTGGATGGCCAACATCGCTCTGGCTGCTTGACTAGGATGTTTTTAAGGTGAAAGAGGAGGTCCCAGTATAATTTAATTGCAGTGAATTGTTTTACTCATAAAATAGCTTGTGCTTAAACCCCTATTCACCGCTGCTCTTGCTACGCTAGTAGCATAACTGATAAAACAACTGGTGTGTAGCTGAGACTTGAGACTTTACAGGGTGAAACTGATGTAGCCACgcttttatttttgtccttCAGTTGTAGACCTGAAAGGAACTGTGCCTTGCTTTTATCCACATGTAATTACCACCTCCTTTgtgtttatttcttattatttttactggttggattttcattattattaaatgtaattttatctTGTATTGAGTCTCTATTGCTTGTATCTAGTTACCTGATACGCTACTGGCTCTGATTTATATTTACAATCTTGTgcttatttttctgttttgagTTATTTGTTCAGATTTTCATTGGTGGAATTTCAAAGGTTCTTTCTTCTAAAATGGTAATTTGACTCtgaaattttcaattctttGTGTACAGTGTTCCTTCCTCTAGGGTTCCTGCATTCCCATACACTCCTCCATCTTTCTCTTCAAAATTCCTGCACCCTTTCCACCTTCCatatcctttattttatttgcatttctCCAATTTCCTCAGTTCTGTAAGTGACAATGATGCTCTTGCTGCTTTTATAGCTCATGGAGATTGCTAGTGCCTTTGGACTTCTGAAGGCATACCAGTTTGAGAATAGTAAGGATCCTGATGAGCCATTTGCCTTCCTAGAGGTAAGAGAGCATATTTGTGTTGTTGCTTACATTTGCTTCCAGAGAGGCATACCACTGTGCTGTTAGAACACTTAGGGTTCTCCTTTACGTGAATTTAACTGTGCTTCTTTGttcattattgttttctttgtaaCTTAATCCTCCCTTTCTCCTGACCTTGACTGTCAAAGAACTGATCTATACTCTTGATATCAGTATGCAGATGAATCGGTTACTTTCAAGGCATGTGCGGGTCTCAATGGTATGAAGTTAGGAGGGCAAGTAATAACTGCTATTCGAGCTGTTCCAAATGCATCATCCTCGGTAGTTCCTCACCACCCTGATTCCTCTActgaaaatttaatatcaactcTATGCATCACATGGTGATGGGAACTAACATAGAAGTACCACATTTTAGGGAAGTGATGGAAATCCACAATTTGGCCAGATCTCTCAGCATGCAAAGGCTCTTCTTGAGAAGCCTACAGAAGTCTTAAAGCTTAAAAATGTGGTATGGTATTATGTTTCTTGGTATATATTAATTCAGTAATTCTTTCATGTTTCtatatttaaactttattttggattgatattttttttaactatctaTTTTATCCTTGTCCTTTTCTCAATATTAAATAGTTTGATTCAGAAAGCCTTTCATCCCTATCTAACACGGAAGTTGAAGAAATATTGGAAGATGTGCGTTTAGAGTGTGCCAGGTATGAGTAAACGAATTTTTCATTATTGCTTTCTAACTTTATAGTAATTTGAATCATGGTTTGGAATATATGTTCACCTCTCAAACCTGCAGGTTTGGCTCTGTTAAATCCATTAACGTTGTCAAGTATGCTGCAATTACCACATCCACTTCAAAATCATGCGAATTCAATGATGATACGGTATCTGCTGAAGCTACACAAAGCTTAGGTTGTGATGGAACAGATCCTAAAACAAGGAACATCAGAGGATCTATTGACCAAAAGTTTATGGAAGGCAACAGCATTGGTGATGATAAACCAGCAAGTGATGTCATGGAGGATGAGCCATGCCAACCAGCTCAGGTTGACAGTGATATGGCTGTTCAAGACTTAGCATGCAAGAGTTCATCCGGTTTTGAAGAACCCCCTCAAGATGTGTCAGACAGCAATGTCGACAAGGTCACTGATGACATTGAAATGGAGGAAGTCCATGTGGAAAACAAATCAACAGCTGGAGAAGATTTGAATTTGAAGGAGGTGGGAGATAACAAATTAATGGCTGGAGAAGAGTTGAATTTGGAGGAAGTCAGTGGAGATGTTGAAAAAGATTTTGCGAATGATAGCATGGAAATGAAACCAAATTCTATTGAGAAGGGAGATTGCAAGGAACAGGATTGTAATCGTGGACTCATTTTTGAGCGAGGATGTGTTTTTGTGGAGTTCAGAAGAACAGAAGCCGCTTGCATGGCAGCGCATTGTTTACATGGAAGGTTATTTGACGACCGTGCTGTGGTGGTGGAATATGTTCCTCATGATATTTACCTTGCCAGATTCCCAAAATGATTGTTTTAGTAGATGCCATGAACTAATGGGAAAACCACGTGCATGCAGACTGACGAGGGGATTTTCTGTTCAGGCCTGGTAAAACACCCACCCTTTTTGACATTTGGAGCAGTGTTGAACCTTTGTTTAATCTCAACCTTTTTCCATATGACATGTcggaaaacatgttttttgaaCTGCAGGGAAACTTGCAAAATGCTGAAATCATAGTCACTGGTTGGAGTTTGAAAGTTTGAGGA is part of the Populus alba chromosome 10, ASM523922v2, whole genome shotgun sequence genome and encodes:
- the LOC118048873 gene encoding uncharacterized protein; translation: MMSRSSRHKDKYGRSSEMSQDHQYEGTAARTRPFSFDEIMSIRKNKNASEILEGELKDILGGVINEKASDHRSERGNGHNEESSTGLRQHLSEEHGKVSYRKKEDNVSMKEDYIAKGKDRDFRDSETKSKAKMNEDMRIEVKEKTNEKIHDRRKGDKRPSNISESEAVRKHSREVQKDRHVDKSRGKSERERKEKYRNGIDDKSRDRNAAKKHDLGKGHHLETSERKERKESSKSHHEELRLKRRRSRSREHEDRNRRSISLSPRAHKRGSYHKREHVELSSHSVKERSGRQQSDAENNQLTNSSSSRHQRRHGSFASGLGGYSPRKRKTEAAVKTPSPAKRSPEKKSAKWDLAPEETNNVFPAVILSNFQSPNQTASSNIHEVVSAVPVVSAPMKPLSGVSPSSSSTATKVSTESIQLTQVTHPIRKLYMENIPASASEKAVMDCLNNLLISSGVNHIQGTQPCISCIMQKEKGQALVEFLTPEDASAALSFDGCSLSGSIIKVRRPKDFIEVATGELEKSAAAIDAIGDIVKDSPHKIFIGGISKVLSSKMLMEIASAFGLLKAYQFENSKDPDEPFAFLEYADESVTFKACAGLNGMKLGGQVITAIRAVPNASSSGSDGNPQFGQISQHAKALLEKPTEVLKLKNVFDSESLSSLSNTEVEEILEDVRLECARFGSVKSINVVKYAAITTSTSKSCEFNDDTVSAEATQSLGCDGTDPKTRNIRGSIDQKFMEGNSIGDDKPASDVMEDEPCQPAQVDSDMAVQDLACKSSSGFEEPPQDVSDSNVDKVTDDIEMEEVHVENKSTAGEDLNLKEVGDNKLMAGEELNLEEVSGDVEKDFANDSMEMKPNSIEKGDCKEQDCNRGLIFERGCVFVEFRRTEAACMAAHCLHGRLFDDRAVVVEYVPHDIYLARFPK